TTTATTAGTGATGTTATTACAGCATTCATTACTAATTTCTTCAACTCGAACGCATATAGCATTAAATTCTCTACCACAAGGTAAACCGCCTAGAATTATATTTATTGGAAGCCTTTCCGCATTATTACCGATTTGGCTATTTCTATCGATTGTATTATTTGGATTGTGGCCATGGGTTCTTGGCTATAGACAGCTCGCATCCTTGTCGCAAATTTTATTAATGACATTGCCCTTTTTGTTCGCGGTACTGGGATTTGCTAAATTATTAACAGAGTGTTTAAGGAGTGTTGAAATGATTTATTTAACGCTTGCTTTTCTTACTACGCCCGTTTTCTATTTATCCGGCACTGTTTGGCCGCTATATGCTATGCCTTATTGGGTTCAATGTATTTCAAAATTATTACCTTCTACTTGGGCGACTAACATGATTGCAGGCGTAAACCAAATGGGGTTAAATATATCGGATAATATTTTTAATTTATTTATGTTAGTTATCTTAGGTATATTCTATTTTACAATAGGTGTATTTATTTCCGCATTAAGAGAAGGGCGCATACGTCAGCTACTTCGGTATAAGCATCAATTAAAACGAAAATTAACCCGATGAAAATTGCTATTGGTATTTTAGAATATTCATCGTAAGCTCTATTATTTTTTATCATAAAATAATTTGAACTAGCTCATATTTAGTCAACAATTATCGAGTTAACTTTGCTATATTGGTAGGTTTGACGTTATACTAATTAGGTTGATACTAAATTTGTGGGGCATTATATGAACTTTGATACATCCTTGCTTTGTGATTTTTATCCTGAAGATGTAAATGTTGTTGAGCCTATTTTCACTAATTTTGGTGGAGTGTCGATTTTTTCTGGTCAGGTTATAACTGTCAAGTGTTTTGAAGATAATGGTCTTTTATATGAAGTGCTACAAAACGATGGCACGGGTAAGGTGCTTGTAGTTGACGGTGGAGGTTCCACGCGAAGGGCATTACTTGATAGCGAGTTGGTTGATATTGCTATTCAAAATGGTTGGCAAGGTATCATTATCTACGGGGCAGTAAGACAAGTAGACTACCTTGCAGATGCTGAAATAGGCATTCAGGCTATTGCCGCAATACCCGCTGGAGCGGAAGATCAAGGTATCGGTGAGACTGATATTAAGGTTAATTTTGCAGGCGTTACGTTCTTTTCTGGTGATTTTATTTATGCTGATAATACTGGCATTATCTTATCTGAGATCGCATTAGAGTATAATATGTAGCAATACGTATGAAATAAAATCAGTCTAGGATTTTATTTCATACCTTTCGATTATTTATAATAACGAAATTTCATACTTAGCTTGCGCAATAGCCTTGTCTTTTAGTTCTTCGCTAATATTCGTTCCTTCTGCCCGGATGTACTTTATATTGGTAATTCCAATTAGACCAAATATAGCTTTAAGGTAAGGTTCTTGGTGATCGAGAACATCAAGAGGGGGAGTGCTATAAATCCCTCCGCGACTAGAGACGATGATGACTGGTTTATCATCAACTAGGCCTTTCGGTCCCTGTTCTGTATAGCTAAATGTCAAACCCGCTTGACAGATTTGATCGATCCATGTTTTTAAGCCACTACTAATACTTAAATTATGCATAGGTGAGCCTATAATCACAAGATCAGCTGATTTTAGCTGTTCAATTGAAGTCAAAATTTCATCATAGTTATTTTTCTGTTTATCTGTTAGCTTAGAGATATCGTGAGTTCTTATTGCCGTTAAGACATCGAGTGTCAAGTGAGCGGGCGGATTAATACCAAGCTCTCTTTCTATAACAGAAACATCCTTATTATTAGCTTTAAGATGATCAATTAATTCATTGATCAATAAATTTGAGGTAGAAAAATCATTTAGAATACTTGATTTGAGACAAAGAATTTTCATTACACTATCCTTTTTGGCTATTAAAATGATACAGGTATTAGCATATTATACATAATAGTTGACTAATTTTGTAGGTTATTAGTCGAATTATTTTAACTCATCTATTGGAGCAGGCTGCTTTGGTATATATATGAGAGATTGATTAGATAGTAAATAAATTCTGATACAAGAAGGGCTAAGCTTTTTACTGATAGCTAAATTAGCTAATATTATGATAATAAAAAAGGCCGCATGCGGCCTTTCAGATTGTTGACAAACCTCGATATTATTCGGGGTTTATTTTTTTATTTTAGCCATAAATACGATTTTTAATTGAAATTTTATTAAATCCATTCAAAAGTGACCTAAAATAGAGCAATAAAAATAGCTTTAGCGCTATTTTCTTTATATTTTGTGCTGTTGCGGCTAACAAACACTGCATTTGAACCTTAGCAAGCCCTCTAAATCTCGCATAACGATGTCCATGATGTTGTTTGGCGTCAGCAAAACTTCGCTCGACGGTCTCTTTTCGTCTCGCATAAACTTTTTTACCCCATTTACTTAGACGAATATCATTCGCTTTTTCTTTATCGGCTTCCCAGATATGGCGAGTAATGATTTTCAGACTATTTTTACT
The genomic region above belongs to Orbaceae bacterium lpD02 and contains:
- a CDS encoding NAD(P)H-dependent oxidoreductase, with the translated sequence MKILCLKSSILNDFSTSNLLINELIDHLKANNKDVSVIERELGINPPAHLTLDVLTAIRTHDISKLTDKQKNNYDEILTSIEQLKSADLVIIGSPMHNLSISSGLKTWIDQICQAGLTFSYTEQGPKGLVDDKPVIIVSSRGGIYSTPPLDVLDHQEPYLKAIFGLIGITNIKYIRAEGTNISEELKDKAIAQAKYEISLL
- the rraA gene encoding ribonuclease E activity regulator RraA; the protein is MNFDTSLLCDFYPEDVNVVEPIFTNFGGVSIFSGQVITVKCFEDNGLLYEVLQNDGTGKVLVVDGGGSTRRALLDSELVDIAIQNGWQGIIIYGAVRQVDYLADAEIGIQAIAAIPAGAEDQGIGETDIKVNFAGVTFFSGDFIYADNTGIILSEIALEYNM
- a CDS encoding ABC transporter permease → MFKMYWSAFISITLRFLAIPKWLLLLVSVGLMSLVYINGSVTDLPIAIVDLDHTTSSRELVREFATSSKVSIITYENSLDAYDDINARKLFAVITIPRNYEKNLFNGESAIISAYGDASSRLANGQIQQDLKAIYQQTLTNYNSAIMRNSGFTPVQIDVVLAPIKSQMDPLFNPGISFAAITFPGLLVMLLQHSLLISSTRTHIALNSLPQGKPPRIIFIGSLSALLPIWLFLSIVLFGLWPWVLGYRQLASLSQILLMTLPFLFAVLGFAKLLTECLRSVEMIYLTLAFLTTPVFYLSGTVWPLYAMPYWVQCISKLLPSTWATNMIAGVNQMGLNISDNIFNLFMLVILGIFYFTIGVFISALREGRIRQLLRYKHQLKRKLTR